In Desulfoplanes formicivorans, the sequence AGAAAAGGAAACGAGATTAAGGATGCGATTAGAACTCGGAGAAATTTGACCTTGCCCTTCCGGATGTGTCCGAGAAATCGATTCAGCTTCAGCTTTTAACTCCGAGACCTGCTGCGAGAACTCTAGCTCAAGTTCTTTGTATTTGAGGCGCCTGAGGAAGGGGATAAGCTCAACAACCGGTTTTCGCAGAACAACAACGAGAATAACCACAGTCACGGGCCAAGCCACCGACCGAATAATCTCAGATAAAAAAGTTAATATGTCCATTGATCCTCGATAGTTTGGCCCTGAAATTTAACGCCCTAATAACTGGCGTGTAGGTTGGTGTTGTTTTTGCGGCTTTTTCTTTTGCAAAAACGATGACAACCGTTATGCGTCCAATTGATTATCTTGTTATGGATTGCTTTATGCATACTTTTCCAGTTGTTCTAAGTAACTAGATATATCTTGATGCTCTTTACTTCCTATAAGTCCTGAAATCTCGACTGATAGCTCATCATTTGAAACTAAACCACCGTGAGTTATGTTGGCAGAACCAATGATGGCATTAAAGTTATTTTCTGCTTGAAAATAGTATATTTTAGTATGTAAATATTTAGAATAAATATCGTCAACTACGATATGTCTAAAATCATTCAGAGCGATAATGCATTCTTCATCAGTATGTTTTTTATTACTGTATATTGTTATAACTGCGTTATTTTTTTGTTTCGCATTCTCTAATGCTGGTAGTATTTTTTTCAACCCAGCACGTTTCATCCATCCAGAACAAAGCACTATATGATCGGATTTAGAAATCAGTTCTACAATCCTCTTTCTATGATTTTGTTTCGTTAGATTAGACAATAA encodes:
- a CDS encoding restriction endonuclease PLD domain-containing protein, with the translated sequence MKLLSNLTKQNHRKRIVELISKSDHIVLCSGWMKRAGLKKILPALENAKQKNNAVITIYSNKKHTDEECIIALNDFRHIVVDDIYSKYLHTKIYYFQAENNFNAIIGSANITHGGLVSNDELSVEISGLIGSKEHQDISSYLEQLEKYA